In Quercus robur chromosome 11, dhQueRobu3.1, whole genome shotgun sequence, the sequence GGTTTACGAAGGTTTAGGGGTTCAACAATCAAAATTGTTCTCAGGACTCGAAAGGGTCAAAATCTCCAGTTTAATCCAAGGATGGACATGTCAATGCATAGATTCCACTTGAAAAAAGGTCAGTCACACCCTTCCCACAATTACATCCCTCTTAGCAAGCCACCACCCCAATGCTATCTCTGCCAGTGCCACCATTTTGATTATTACTTTTGCTAGGACACTACCACATTATCTACTGCTGCCAGCTTCCTCTATCAGTGCCATTGCTTCAACAATACTAAACATCACCACTTTCACTCCCATCACCATTACTCAATCCATGTTATCAACCACTTACACCACCATTTGTCAACATTATCATTTGTATTACCATCATCATGCTACTACTATCACTTCACCATGTGTTGACACTAGAACTACTGTTGTTAAGTTTCCAATATTACCACCACTATTATCATTGCACGGACAGTATTGCCAATACACAAAacggtggtggaggtggtggatAATacacaaaaccaaacacaattaTAATGGTTCTTAAGAAATTAGCTTTCATACTTCTACCATTTCATAAATTTTAAGACaaataataaattctttatccaaatgcaagaaaaatgaaaatagtagtAAACAAGTTTATGTGCGAGTATTTGAGGCTTTGGAAAAGACATGCAGATATGCgttataaaattcattaaatctatcCAAAAACATGTTTATATCAATCAGTGGCATTCTCCTGATCTCTAAAGCACAGTATTTTTATGTGCAGtctctctacttttctttttcccatttTTAAATGCTAAGGTTTAAATGTAAGACTTgttcttttttaataagttaCAACTCACACAACCATAAAAGATTGAAATTGTAACTTGAcacctccccccaccccccttaTTTTGGGGTCGAGATGGCATTTGGTTCGAAAACCATTGGCAAACATTAAATCTAAGACATCCATCTTCACGCCATCCCTTTACAACCTAAACCAAggcatattttataaaattgaacaataaaggAGGCATTGTAGGTTTGACATGTATCTGaagaattttataatctatattactttctttttgataagttgtAATCTATATTACTTTCTTCACAATAGGAAGGAAGAACATTTCCAAAGGGCAAACAGAATTACTCAACTGCAGTAAATTTGATTACAGACTATACATGATATATACTAGACGTTAACAATCAACATTTAAACATGAAAGAGGAATGGAGATACTACTTTCATAAAAGCAACAAAGCATCAGTTAAAAAATTTCTCATGGCTAAGAGAGTTCTGAATTTGCATTCatcttttgaaatattttgcaaTATAAGAACTAATTCAAAATTGAATGTATGCTTAGTACTTACAATTTTGGATACAGGAATCCAGTCAACACAATAGATATGGGACAACCACATGCTTAGACCAATCAATTGAATATCTTCAATACTTAATTTAGTTAATTTGAATACCTGGAATCTGTAATCTCAGCTGTGTCTATAAACCACCTGAAGCAACAAAATCAAAGATAAaagttaatacttaatactGATAGAGACCAAGATCATAAAAGATGAATGGCAAATTACTATGGAACCATGTGAAGACacaaatcatatttaaaatttaaataaaataaaaaataaaaaaagcattaTTGCCCATATAAATATTCGTGTTACTCACCATTCAGACTCTGTGCTTTTTAAACAAGGAGCAAAGAGAAAATCTTGTTTCACTGATATTTCCAGAAACTAATTTCTAAAGGTGAAATCTGCAAGATTACAACCACAAACTTGCAAGGGTCAAGTTTCTGGGAGACTCAACCCAATAATTCCTTGTCCAAGCAATATGGGGCTAAGGCAATAATTCTGCATACATTCGAAtccttttttaatttgatataatACTGTAAATATCTTATATGCATTTTACATTATTTATTTGTGAACCAGGACAATTCATTAAAGTCTTCTGTGAAGAAAAATGACTAAAGAGCTAaaacagaaggaaaaaaaaaaaacaaaaacaaagaacaaaaataaaaaataaaaacaaaaataaaaaataaaaataaaaataaaaaaataaaataaaaaataaacaacacaaaaaacacaaaacacaaaacaaaaacaaaaacaaaaacaaaaaaacaaaaacaaaaacaaaaaaaaaaaaaacaaacaaacgaacaaaaacacaaacaaaaaacaaaaacaaaaacaaaatccaggTTAACTTGCCTCCACATCTCTAAATGCTATACCTCACAACCTTGTCAAATCCAAGTACAAATAGGGCATTAGAGCAGGCCTCTAATTTGGGAGCTCCACGTGTTTCTGGTTGTGGCAGTTCAGGATATCGAGCAACTGGTAGTGTCCTCCAGGAACCTGCTTCAAGGGGATAAGTACCCCCTACCAAATTGCCTATTTGTAGAAGTAGCAGAAAATAAGATCTACATCATTAATTCAACAGCATTTATTAGGAAAGGCAGTGAGTTGAAGCCACGCCACAAAGACAGTTCACGATTCATATCCTGCATTCCCCTTCAAAAAAGCCATGCTTAACCACCATACCAAAATGTGGGTAAACATCAATCTGACTAAACATTTGAAAGTTGCAGATCTTAAAGTCCattgaaatttagaaaattttgacatgGATGTGGTATCCTTAAACATGCCCAAACCGTTTTTGTTTTCCTACTTAATCATAACCTCCATAAGCACCAATGAGCTCTATCTCAAATGGCATCTCTTCCCTTGTAAAAGCAAGGTGGAGTGTAAAGTCATGGGTTCAAAACCCACCAAGTGCATGTGTACCTTACTAATTAAAAATgaacatatttatatataacctCAATAGGCATTTCACCAAGATTATAATACCCATCTTAGAAATCAATCACATCCCCTAATATTCAACTTGCAGGTAGTAAAACtgatttaaatgataaaaagttGGTCAAGAagaagggggagggggagggagAGGGGGagagaggaggggggggggggggggggggtgtggtggCAAACCAAGTGAgagggtttcaaattttttatttttttagggtcaaaatatgattttggttcttgaattatgacattttttaatttcctcCTTATTGTATCAACTGTTTGATATTATAATTAAAGTTTACAATGCGAATGGCAATTACTAGTGCAACAAACCTTGCTTTACATGCATCTTTTTAATGTTGATGTAGCACATTAGGCCACATATGATCtcataaaaccaaaacaaaaacatatgaatttaatatttaataaatattaaaataaaaaagtaaaccCTATTGTCCCTTATGTGTGTCACGTCTCAATATGTTCTgattttgtaaatttgtaagACCAACATCTGGCTTAATGTCTTATGTCAACATTATAAGAACACGTGTGTAtgtgcatgtatatatataaacaaacaattaGGAAGCACGAACACTTCATATAAAGTGGCATACCCATGTCATACCAGTGTCGTACCGACCATTTCatgttattaattttcaaaaattgcttgtGTCACTGTGCCATACCCGTACCCATGTCCATATCCATGCTTCCTAGTAAAACAGCAACTATCATTGCATAGTAACAGGAAGGATAAGGATAACATTAAGGCATTTTTATAACTTCAAGTACTAAAGTGAAACAATTGATGGTTTAgggaaaaatcaaaatttttacatataattcaaggtccaaaattttattttgaccaatttttaataagaAGGATGCATTATGCACCCAACAAATGTATAAGCAATTTCACAAGAATGAAGTCATAGAGGAAGCTATTGGTTCAGGAATCTATGATTTGTCCTAACTACATACAAAAGTGCCTAAGATGACTTTAAATAAGAGCTAGAAGCATTAGCCGTATAATTCCAGATGCTGAATGTCAAAAAGAATCCACAAATCTTCAAGCAGCAACGTCAAATCAACAAGCAAGAAGAGAAATCCACCAAAGTTTGAACAACAATGGACCATACCCTGGTTCATATAACCCAATTACCCAAGTGCTATTTAAAAGGAATTTGGATCTAGTGGAATAGATAGGGCAATTGCACCGTACAATTGAACCTTAATGCGAGAGAGAAAAGTTAAAAAGGTAAAAGGTCAAAAAATTTCTGATCCAACAGCTAAGATTAAAAGTGCACATTTTAAGTTTCAATCTCAGCCCTTGCAAGCCAATTGCACAGTGCAATTTCCCTAGCTAATGCATCAGATCTTAATCCACCCAAAAGACTTTCCCATGAGCAGTCAAATGTTAATGAGCATCTACAACATTTctacctacttttttttttttataggtaaaaataatattattgaaaaGAGACTATGTCgtgaaaataaatatgaaatagCCTAAAGaacctaaagaattacaatggGGTAATATCTACATATGAGTTGACTCTATGAAGGAGTGAATAGAAATACTATCAGTAAGACCTGCTACAAAAGACCACTCATAAAGAGAACTAATGAAGGATACAGCATTTCTACTTACACTTCCTGATAGCATGAACTTGCTTTTGCCAGCTTATGAACATCTACAGAATTTCTACCTACACCTCCATAATATTGTGATCAGAAAATTTCTCAAGGGGTTAATACTCTTATCAGAAACATGAATATCCTCACTTTCTCCcctaaattttcacaataagcATAAAGGGCAAAGGCCCAAACCAGAacgagacaaaaaaaaaattataaggggTGTTTTGCCTTATACCTTGTACTACAACCccaaaagtaattttttttgccTTCACACTCATAATATCCATGAAACCTTCGTAACATGGGAAAATTTACCActttaaaaaccctaatttactATATGGAATTATGTCAGCTTCTACTGCATTCAACTGAAATCTTAGTTTGCttcctccccccacccccccccccccccttttccttttttttatttctttgaaaCTTCATATATTTCACATTGTTTGAACAATATTCTGATCTTGTCAAAAATTAACAGTATGAAGAATTGCTCCATTTTGATGCCTTAACAATGTTCAAGGATATTATAGCACAAAAGAGTAACTCATACCACctttattgataacataaaaacaaaacaatgacgATATTAATTCACAATACAGCTTATTAAGTAGTTGAAACcatatgaaattaatttttactcCCAAGCATATGCAAACTCATTACATATGTGAGCATCATCCAGGTTTTGAACTGACATAACAAATAATTCAAGAGAGTTAAAATAAGAAACATAACAAAAGTCCAGAAGGTCCAGATGAAGTGCAGCTTGATAGTAGATAGAATTTGTAACTCCTAAACAGAACAAACAAGAATCACAATATTCCATTGCAAATAAAGATGCAAAAAGAATTATATTCATTGATCATATTATAAAGATAATCAATATCATGAAAAACAACTGATGGACATGTCTCTAGAgctacaacaacaataataaaggATTTGAATTACACAGTTTACATGAATTCAGAAGGCGAATTTGCATCCGGCTTCCCATTGTCGCCCAATCCCCCTGGATGCTGCAAATTATGCAAAACCTGAGGCGGCAAAACTCCCAATGCACCACCCAACCCATCACTCGCCGACCCAAAAAACTGACAAACAAGCCGAGCCATGACCCCAAGAACCTGCATTTGGTTCTGGCACGCCTCAGCTTGCATTTGCATCATTTGCTTCTCATGCTCAATCTGCAAACCCAACATCCTCTCCTTCCACTCCATCTCCTTCTCCTCCCTCTCCTCCTCCATCCTCATTCTCTCCCGCCGTTCctcatcaaattccctttcCAATCTCAACCTTCTCTCAACTTCCCTCTTTGCCCACATCAACTCCCTCTCTTCCAACTCCAATTCTCTATTCTCCAACCCTTCTTCCCTATCATACCTCCGTTTCACCGCCCTCCAATGCGCCTCTCTCCTTTTTTCCTCCCTCACTGCCTCCTCCTTCTCTCCCTGAAActccctctctcttttcctctcctcTTTCTTCACCATCACATCCCTCAAGTCCAAAACTTTAGAACCCATTAGCCTCAATCTTTCATTTCCTCCCAAACCcatcttcaatttcttcacCCCAACAAAACCCACTTCCCCATTTTGCCTCTCACCCTCAAATTCACCTTCACTCCTCaaattttcctcattttcttcttcatcttcctcctcatcatcatcatcatccacatcctcatcctcatcctcatcttcttcatcttcatcttcttcttcaccatctTCATCATCCTCACAATCAATCCCAAACCCCAAATCCCCACAATCCCCAAAAACATGaatatcattatcattgttctcACACAACCTCTTACTCTTAACATCAAGTTCCACATCCCCAAACACTTCcttgtacttaaaaaaattgaccCAGTGATTCTCACCATCTTTCCAGTTGAACTCATCATTGGAGAGTCGGATCTTCTGCTTCACACCCAGGTACTGGTGGCGCATGTTTTGGACCTTGATGGACACGTCACGCCAGCTCCACTTGAAGGGGTAGGTGGCTGGGTCTTGAAGATGGTGTATTGCGTTAACATGGTCAGCCACAGGCTTGAATTTCTTCTCCCGGGTCTTGAGCTTGGCTAAGGCACCAGAGTTTCGGAGCTCTGAGTACTTTGTGAGCAGGGTTTGCTCTTCCAGCTCCGACCATTTCTTGCGTTTCATTTTGGACTCTTCAGAGTCTCTTTGAGGCTTTAGTCTGTCGGTAAGAAGAGGTGTGTGAGTTTAGAGAACTTCGAGACTGAACAACAACAGGTTCTATACTTCGATTTGTGTGACCATTATACCAGTTGAAAGTACACTTACTATTTCCGCTGAACCAATAAACTAAAGAGAGTACGCATAATTACTTAGGGCCGGCAGAGGAGTTTGAGTACGTTGTTCGAGGGTATTTGATATATACGTGGGTGGAAAAGTGTATTAAAATCTGTATAAAgttgtttaaaatgtaaaaaagtgTGTTATAATTTGCTCACTAAAGGACCTTAATTTTAATTCTCTCTGtatcaaaaattgattgatattttagtctaatgataaaaacatattatcaaaaaGTCAATATCATAAAtagaaactttctaaaaaaaatcagatccaCATATAATTtcttctaaatatatatatatatatatatatatatatattaatgaatgCCTAAGGGTATTAATTTAGGAACTAtgtttataaatgtttttataagaaaatgataaagtaattaattttgttaacagttttttatattttctgtaaaagtgatgtcaaaatttttttaatataatttaggaaaa encodes:
- the LOC126705487 gene encoding stress response protein NST1-like isoform X3, which gives rise to MKRKKWSELEEQTLLTKYSELRNSGALAKLKTREKKFKPVADHVNAIHHLQDPATYPFKWSWRDVSIKVQNMRHQYLGVKQKIRLSNDEFNWKDGENHWVNFFKYKEVFGDVELDVKSKRLCENNDNDIHVFGDCGDLGFGIDCEDDEDGEEEDEDEEDEDEDEDVDDDDDEEEDEEENEENLRSEGEFEGERQNGEVGFVGVKKLKMGLGGNERLRLMGSKVLDLRDVMVKKEERKREREFQGEKEEAVREEKRREAHWRAVKRRYDREEGLENRELELEERELMWAKREVERRLRLEREFDEERRERMRMEEEREEKEMEWKERMLGLQIEHEKQMMQMQAEACQNQMQVLGVMARLVCQFFGSASDGLGGALGVLPPQVLHNLQHPGGLGDNGKPDANSPSEFMQFGRGYLSP
- the LOC126705487 gene encoding stress response protein NST1-like isoform X1 codes for the protein MKRKKWSELEEQTLLTKYSELRNSGALAKLKTREKKFKPVADHVNAIHHLQDPATYPFKWSWRDVSIKVQNMRHQYLGVKQKIRLSNDEFNWKDGENHWVNFFKYKEVFGDVELDVKSKRLCENNDNDIHVFGDCGDLGFGIDCEDDEDGEEEDEDEEDEDEDEDVDDDDDEEEDEEENEENLRSEGEFEGERQNGEVGFVGVKKLKMGLGGNERLRLMGSKVLDLRDVMVKKEERKREREFQGEKEEAVREEKRREAHWRAVKRRYDREEGLENRELELEERELMWAKREVERRLRLEREFDEERRERMRMEEEREEKEMEWKERMLGLQIEHEKQMMQMQAEACQNQMQVLGVMARLVCQFFGSASDGLGGALGVLPPQVLHNLQHPGGLGDNGKPDANSPSEFMKHGYGHGYGYGTVTQAIFEN
- the LOC126705487 gene encoding stress response protein NST1-like isoform X2 translates to MKRKKWSELEEQTLLTKYSELRNSGALAKLKTREKKFKPVADHVNAIHHLQDPATYPFKWSWRDVSIKVQNMRHQYLGVKQKIRLSNDEFNWKDGENHWVNFFKYKEVFGDVELDVKSKRLCENNDNDIHVFGDCGDLGFGIDCEDDEDGEEEDEDEEDEDEDEDVDDDDDEEEDEEENEENLRSEGEFEGERQNGEVGFVGVKKLKMGLGGNERLRLMGSKVLDLRDVMVKKEERKREREFQGEKEEAVREEKRREAHWRAVKRRYDREEGLENRELELEERELMWAKREVERRLRLEREFDEERRERMRMEEEREEKEMEWKERMLGLQIEHEKQMMQMQAEACQNQMQVLGVMARLVCQFFGSASDGLGGALGVLPPQVLHNLQHPGGLGDNGKPDANSPSEFIMDMDMGTGMAQ
- the LOC126705487 gene encoding stress response protein NST1-like isoform X4; its protein translation is MKRKKWSELEEQTLLTKYSELRNSGALAKLKTREKKFKPVADHVNAIHHLQDPATYPFKWSWRDVSIKVQNMRHQYLGVKQKIRLSNDEFNWKDGENHWVNFFKYKEVFGDVELDVKSKRLCENNDNDIHVFGDCGDLGFGIDCEDDEDGEEEDEDEEDEDEDEDVDDDDDEEEDEEENEENLRSEGEFEGERQNGEVGFVGVKKLKMGLGGNERLRLMGSKVLDLRDVMVKKEERKREREFQGEKEEAVREEKRREAHWRAVKRRYDREEGLENRELELEERELMWAKREVERRLRLEREFDEERRERMRMEEEREEKEMEWKERMLGLQIEHEKQMMQMQAEACQNQMQVLGVMARLVCQFFGSASDGLGGALGVLPPQVLHNLQHPGGLGDNGKPDANSPSEFM